The Salinibacterium sp. M195 genome includes a window with the following:
- a CDS encoding PTS sugar transporter subunit IIA produces the protein MSKVLELSQIKAAGTARTKEEAIAEAADILIAAGAVTPEYLDFMKAREEMTSTFMGNFLAIPHGTNEGKDTILSSALSFVRYADPLDWDGNEVRFVVGIAGKDGGHMDTLAGVATIFSDNDEVQKLVDASDEEELLSLLAELNNA, from the coding sequence ATGAGCAAGGTACTCGAGCTAAGTCAGATCAAAGCAGCTGGCACTGCACGCACCAAAGAGGAAGCAATCGCTGAAGCGGCTGACATTCTCATTGCTGCGGGGGCGGTAACGCCCGAGTACCTTGACTTCATGAAGGCCCGTGAAGAGATGACATCAACATTCATGGGCAACTTCTTGGCAATTCCGCACGGCACGAACGAGGGCAAAGATACGATCTTGTCATCAGCGCTCTCGTTCGTGCGGTACGCGGATCCCCTCGATTGGGATGGCAACGAGGTTCGCTTCGTTGTCGGAATCGCTGGCAAAGACGGTGGACACATGGACACCCTGGCTGGTGTCGCCACAATCTTCAGCGACAACGACGAAGTGCAGAAGCTGGTCGACGCTTCCGACGAAGAAGAGTTGCTCTCGCTGCTCGCTGAATTGAACAACGCATGA
- a CDS encoding mannitol-1-phosphate 5-dehydrogenase, translating to MKAVHFGAGNIGRGFVGLILHKAGYEIVFADVAAELIDSLAAADSYQVHEVGAEPRTETVNNFRALNSASNEADVIAEIATADMVTTAVGPNILKFVAPLIAKAIKDRADDLPPLQVLACENALYATNNLRTEVAVAVDAETLAAKAIFANTAVDRIVPAQDSAAGLDVTVEDFFEWAIESAPFGENIPEIADVHFVADLEPYIERKLFTVNTGHATLAYHGRNHGASTLAEAMGITVVANEVDAVLAETSAMLIAKHGFDAADHAAYVATCVRRFSNPHLPDTPERVGRSPLRKLSRNERFISPASELAAAGTTPTALLRAVGAALQFDVPEDPESVRMLELRSSLTAAEFVTQVMGIGEGDALFAAAVETVEAQS from the coding sequence ATGAAGGCCGTACACTTCGGAGCCGGAAATATCGGCCGTGGCTTCGTCGGACTAATCCTGCACAAGGCCGGTTACGAGATCGTGTTTGCGGATGTCGCGGCCGAACTTATCGACAGCCTTGCGGCTGCCGATAGCTACCAGGTGCACGAGGTGGGAGCTGAGCCTCGCACCGAAACAGTCAACAACTTCCGCGCTCTCAATAGCGCGAGCAATGAAGCTGACGTGATCGCAGAGATCGCCACCGCTGACATGGTGACAACTGCTGTCGGCCCTAACATCCTCAAATTCGTCGCACCGTTGATAGCGAAGGCCATCAAAGACCGTGCAGACGACCTTCCGCCGCTGCAAGTTCTCGCCTGCGAGAACGCTCTTTATGCGACGAATAACTTGCGTACTGAGGTTGCAGTCGCGGTCGATGCTGAAACGCTCGCCGCGAAAGCGATCTTCGCGAATACGGCGGTTGACCGCATCGTCCCGGCTCAAGATAGTGCCGCTGGTCTCGACGTCACTGTCGAAGACTTCTTTGAGTGGGCGATCGAGAGCGCACCTTTCGGAGAGAACATTCCCGAGATCGCCGACGTACACTTCGTGGCTGACCTTGAGCCCTACATCGAGCGCAAACTCTTTACGGTCAACACCGGGCATGCGACGCTCGCCTATCACGGTCGAAATCACGGCGCGAGCACACTCGCGGAGGCAATGGGCATCACGGTTGTTGCGAACGAGGTAGATGCCGTTCTTGCCGAGACCAGCGCAATGCTGATTGCCAAGCACGGTTTCGATGCCGCCGACCATGCCGCTTACGTTGCGACGTGTGTTCGGCGCTTCAGCAACCCGCACCTTCCTGACACCCCTGAGCGTGTTGGACGCAGTCCACTTCGCAAGTTGTCCCGCAATGAGCGTTTCATAAGCCCTGCTAGTGAGCTCGCGGCAGCCGGCACAACGCCGACCGCTCTGTTGCGTGCTGTCGGTGCAGCTCTGCAGTTCGACGTGCCGGAGGACCCGGAAAGTGTGCGGATGCTCGAGCTTCGGTCATCACTCACAGCAGCGGAGTTTGTCACCCAGGTAATGGGCATAGGCGAGGGCGATGCCCTCTTTGCGGCTGCTGTCGAAACAGTAGAGGCGCAATCTTAG
- the infA gene encoding translation initiation factor IF-1, giving the protein MAKKDGVIEIEGAVVEALPNAMFRVELSNGHVVLAHISGKMRQNYIRILPEDRVVVELSPYDLTRGRITYRYK; this is encoded by the coding sequence ATGGCCAAAAAAGACGGTGTCATTGAGATTGAAGGAGCAGTAGTTGAAGCTCTGCCCAACGCGATGTTTCGTGTTGAGTTGAGTAACGGCCACGTAGTGCTCGCTCATATCTCCGGCAAAATGCGACAGAACTACATCCGAATCCTTCCGGAGGACCGTGTGGTTGTAGAGCTGAGCCCCTATGACCTGACTCGCGGTCGGATCACCTACCGCTACAAGTAG
- the rpmJ gene encoding 50S ribosomal protein L36 → MKVAPSVKPMCDHCRVIRRNGRVMIICKANPRHKQRQG, encoded by the coding sequence ATGAAGGTAGCACCCAGCGTCAAGCCCATGTGTGACCACTGCCGCGTAATTCGCCGCAACGGTCGCGTCATGATCATCTGCAAGGCGAACCCGCGTCACAAGCAACGCCAAGGCTAA
- the rpsM gene encoding 30S ribosomal protein S13, translating to MARLAGVDIPRDKRVEVALTYIYGVGRTRALKTLADTQISGEIRVHDLTDDQLIVLRDYIEGNFQVEGDLRREVAADIRRKVEIGSYQGIRHRKGLPVHGQRTKTNARTRKGPKRTVAGKKKAR from the coding sequence ATGGCACGTCTAGCCGGCGTCGACATCCCACGCGACAAGCGTGTAGAGGTCGCACTGACTTACATTTACGGTGTTGGCCGCACGAGGGCACTCAAAACCCTCGCCGACACACAAATCAGCGGAGAAATTCGCGTTCACGATCTGACCGATGACCAGCTCATCGTTCTTCGTGACTACATCGAAGGAAACTTCCAAGTAGAAGGTGACCTCCGCCGTGAGGTCGCAGCAGACATTCGCCGCAAGGTTGAAATCGGCAGCTACCAGGGTATCCGTCACCGTAAGGGACTGCCCGTTCACGGACAGCGCACGAAGACCAACGCTCGTACCCGCAAGGGCCCGAAGCGCACCGTAGCCGGCAAGAAGAAGGCCCGATAG
- the rpsK gene encoding 30S ribosomal protein S11 — translation MAAPKSAARKPRRKEKKNIAVGQAHIKSTFNNTIVTITDPTGAVLAWSSSGVVGFKGSRKSTPYAAQMSAESAARQAQEHGVKKVDVFVKGPGSGRETAIRSLQAAGLEVGSINDVTPQTHNGCRPPKRRRV, via the coding sequence ATGGCAGCACCAAAATCGGCCGCTCGTAAGCCGCGTCGTAAAGAGAAGAAGAACATTGCAGTGGGCCAGGCTCACATCAAGTCAACGTTCAACAACACCATCGTGACCATCACTGACCCCACCGGCGCTGTTCTTGCCTGGTCGTCGTCAGGTGTCGTCGGTTTCAAGGGATCGCGTAAGTCGACCCCTTACGCCGCACAGATGTCTGCTGAGTCGGCTGCACGCCAGGCTCAGGAGCACGGTGTCAAGAAGGTTGACGTTTTCGTCAAGGGACCGGGTTCAGGTCGCGAAACAGCGATTCGTTCGCTGCAGGCCGCTGGCCTCGAAGTGGGTTCGATCAACGACGTAACACCGCAGACGCACAATGGTTGCCGTCCGCCCAAGCGTCGTCGCGTTTAG
- a CDS encoding DNA-directed RNA polymerase subunit alpha, whose product MLIAQRPTLAEENISEFRSRFVIEPLEPGFGYTLGNSIRRTLLSSIPGAAVTSIRIDGVLHEFSTVAGVKEDVTEVILNIKNLVVSSEHDEPITAYLRKQGAGEVTAADISAPAGVEIHNPELVIATLNDKAKFELELTIERGRGYVTATQNRSEFSEAGQIPVDSIYSPVLKVTYRVEATRAGERTDFDRLVVDVETKSAITPRDAIASAGRTLTELFGLARELNTAAEGIEIGPAPVDAVLSTELSMPIEDLDLSVRSYNCLKREGINTVSELVALSETQLMNIRNFGQKSVDEVRDKLVEMGLSLKDSVPGFDSAHFYGGYADDETNA is encoded by the coding sequence GTGCTCATTGCACAGCGTCCCACCCTTGCTGAGGAGAACATCTCCGAATTCCGTTCACGGTTCGTCATTGAGCCGCTCGAACCTGGTTTCGGTTACACCCTCGGAAACTCCATCCGCCGTACCCTTCTTTCGTCGATCCCCGGAGCAGCTGTCACCAGCATCCGTATCGATGGAGTTCTTCACGAGTTCAGCACCGTCGCCGGTGTTAAAGAAGACGTCACTGAGGTCATCCTCAACATCAAGAACCTCGTTGTTTCCAGCGAGCACGATGAGCCCATCACCGCTTACCTGCGCAAGCAGGGTGCTGGTGAGGTTACGGCCGCTGACATCTCCGCACCTGCCGGTGTAGAGATTCACAACCCCGAGCTCGTCATCGCAACGCTCAATGACAAGGCCAAGTTTGAACTTGAGCTGACCATCGAGCGTGGCCGCGGTTACGTCACTGCAACTCAGAACCGCAGCGAGTTCAGCGAAGCCGGCCAGATTCCGGTCGACTCGATCTACTCGCCCGTACTCAAGGTCACTTACCGCGTCGAGGCAACTCGCGCCGGTGAGCGCACTGACTTTGACCGCCTGGTTGTGGATGTCGAAACTAAGTCAGCAATCACCCCGCGTGATGCCATCGCTTCCGCCGGTCGCACACTGACCGAACTGTTCGGACTCGCTCGCGAGCTCAACACGGCAGCCGAGGGTATCGAGATTGGTCCTGCACCGGTTGACGCCGTGCTCTCGACTGAGCTCAGCATGCCGATCGAAGATCTTGATCTTTCGGTGCGCAGCTACAACTGCCTCAAGCGCGAAGGAATCAACACCGTCAGTGAACTGGTCGCTCTTTCCGAGACCCAGCTCATGAACATCCGTAACTTCGGTCAGAAGTCGGTTGATGAAGTACGCGACAAGCTCGTCGAGATGGGACTGTCGTTGAAAGACAGCGTTCCCGGATTCGACAGCGCGCACTTCTACGGCGGATACGCCGACGACGAGACCAACGCTTGA